A genomic segment from Lignipirellula cremea encodes:
- a CDS encoding metallophosphoesterase, with translation MHLVDFLLLFLAFVGHVAIAVTIFNRLHAIGLPCSVVKLTEKLVILAAAVVLLLFSIYFLLQGFAVYQPAFASGRFWPPLLYLIPCWAASLCVAPLWIWRKLASRRPVSYLANTSRLVSLAVERPQSLVGTRSTGLLLKVPGNQIFQLSIEEKTFQPARLPAALDGFTIAHLSDLHMTGQLKRPFFDALIDRTNELDCDVVMVTGDIVEKAPCLDWIAPTLGRLQSRYGVYYVLGNHDQRLSDVGALHRLLADLGHIHVGGRCLEVDWRGAPVLLAGNELPWFKPAADMSDFPPSPEGPFRLLLSHSPDQFFWAQQQEFDLMLAGHTHGGQIRLPVYGPLIAPSRYGVMYASGVFQQGPTLMHVSRGVSGLQPIRLNCPPELTRITLRSPAV, from the coding sequence ATGCATCTCGTCGACTTCCTGCTCCTTTTTCTGGCGTTCGTGGGGCACGTAGCCATCGCGGTTACGATTTTCAATCGCCTGCACGCCATTGGCCTGCCGTGCTCGGTGGTCAAACTGACGGAAAAGCTTGTGATTCTGGCGGCGGCCGTCGTGCTGCTGCTCTTTAGCATTTACTTTCTGCTCCAAGGGTTCGCTGTTTACCAGCCGGCCTTTGCCAGCGGTCGGTTCTGGCCCCCTTTGCTGTATCTGATTCCTTGCTGGGCGGCCAGTTTGTGCGTGGCCCCTTTGTGGATCTGGCGAAAGCTGGCCAGTCGACGTCCGGTCAGTTATCTGGCGAACACGAGCCGCCTGGTCAGTCTGGCGGTTGAGCGACCGCAATCCCTGGTCGGCACGCGCTCGACGGGGCTGCTGCTCAAAGTTCCCGGCAATCAGATTTTTCAGCTGTCCATTGAAGAGAAGACGTTTCAGCCGGCCCGGCTGCCGGCCGCGCTGGATGGATTTACCATCGCCCATTTGAGCGACCTGCACATGACGGGCCAGCTCAAGCGGCCTTTTTTTGACGCCCTGATTGATCGCACGAATGAACTGGACTGCGATGTCGTCATGGTGACAGGCGACATTGTCGAGAAGGCTCCCTGCCTGGACTGGATCGCCCCGACCCTGGGACGCCTGCAGAGCCGCTATGGCGTTTACTATGTGCTGGGCAATCATGATCAACGTCTGTCCGACGTCGGGGCGTTGCATCGCCTGCTGGCCGATCTGGGCCATATCCATGTCGGAGGACGTTGCCTGGAAGTGGATTGGCGCGGCGCCCCCGTGTTGCTGGCCGGGAATGAGTTGCCCTGGTTCAAGCCGGCGGCCGACATGAGCGACTTTCCGCCGTCGCCGGAGGGGCCGTTCCGTCTGCTGCTGAGCCATTCGCCTGATCAATTCTTCTGGGCCCAGCAGCAAGAGTTTGACCTGATGCTGGCGGGCCATACCCATGGCGGCCAGATCCGGCTGCCGGTTTACGGGCCGCTGATTGCTCCCAGCCGCTATGGGGTGATGTACGCTTCCGGCGTGTTCCAGCAGGGCCCCACATTGATGCATGTCAGCCGCGGGGTATCGGGCCTGCAGCCGATCCGTCTGAATTGCCCGCCTGAGTTGACGCGCATCACGCTCCGCAGCCCTGCCGTCTGA
- a CDS encoding response regulator: protein MSVKPKILFVRNTTAPADIPQPIGESFEVVEVQTPLQALMHLNQEPFFGVYFDVRNSDQRNRLSHPLQHAQTLDALPDGVALLDADNTIVWANRRLHEWSDGANPEGSNFYAALGSPEILGPDFCPFHTVLATGSSSSSTLRLNESRYFQIHAAAVLEEGGAAQHLIVTVRDVTTEMLQQQKLTAIHKAGQELADLTPDEVLGMTVEDRIELLKSNILHYTQDLLNFDVVEVRLLDQQQGRLEPLLSVGIDDDAANRKLFAQTLGNGVTGFVAATGKSYLCEDTTEDPLYIEGFQGARSSLTVPLMLHDQVIGTFNVESPDIRAFSESDLQFLEIFSRDVAVALNTLELLVAQSANVAQASVEAIHSAVALPVDEILNDAVNTMERYIGHEPEVVERLKRILRNARDIKRMIQKVGEKMAPSQAVLASSQIDERPKLRGRRVLVADADEDVRQHAHALLERYGCVVETAHDAEETLCMVRNSHADHAYDAIISDIGLPDMSGSQLYRRLQKMMDPTPMVLMTGFGYDPGHSIVKARQAGLHPKAILYKPFRLDQLLETVETVIEEVGNVTKA from the coding sequence GTGTCAGTTAAGCCCAAAATACTCTTCGTGCGAAACACGACCGCACCCGCGGACATCCCTCAGCCGATTGGCGAGTCGTTCGAGGTGGTGGAAGTGCAAACGCCTTTGCAGGCGTTAATGCACTTGAACCAGGAGCCGTTTTTCGGTGTGTATTTCGATGTTCGCAACAGCGATCAGCGGAATCGACTCTCGCATCCCCTGCAGCACGCCCAGACCCTCGACGCCCTGCCCGACGGCGTTGCACTGCTCGACGCAGACAACACGATTGTCTGGGCAAACCGTCGGCTGCATGAATGGTCTGACGGCGCTAATCCCGAGGGCTCTAACTTTTACGCCGCCCTGGGCAGTCCCGAGATTCTCGGCCCCGACTTTTGTCCGTTCCATACGGTACTGGCAACAGGCAGCAGCAGTTCTTCCACGCTTCGTCTTAACGAAAGCCGGTATTTCCAGATTCACGCAGCGGCCGTTCTCGAAGAGGGAGGGGCCGCTCAGCATTTGATCGTGACCGTTCGCGACGTCACCACGGAAATGCTGCAGCAGCAAAAGCTGACCGCCATCCATAAAGCGGGACAGGAACTGGCCGATCTGACCCCCGACGAAGTCCTGGGGATGACGGTCGAGGACCGTATCGAACTGCTCAAATCCAACATTCTGCATTACACGCAGGACCTGCTCAATTTTGACGTGGTCGAGGTGCGACTGCTGGATCAGCAGCAAGGCCGGCTGGAACCGCTGCTGTCCGTCGGGATCGACGATGACGCCGCCAACCGGAAGCTGTTCGCCCAGACCCTCGGCAACGGCGTGACCGGTTTTGTCGCGGCCACTGGCAAAAGCTACCTGTGCGAAGACACGACCGAAGACCCGCTTTACATCGAAGGCTTCCAGGGCGCCCGGAGCTCGCTGACGGTGCCGCTTATGCTGCACGACCAGGTGATTGGCACCTTTAATGTCGAGAGCCCGGATATCCGTGCATTCTCGGAAAGTGATCTTCAGTTCCTGGAAATCTTCTCTCGCGATGTGGCCGTCGCGCTGAACACGCTGGAACTGCTGGTCGCCCAGAGTGCGAATGTCGCCCAGGCCAGTGTGGAAGCGATCCACAGCGCGGTCGCTTTGCCCGTCGATGAAATCCTGAACGACGCCGTCAACACGATGGAGCGTTATATCGGGCATGAGCCCGAAGTGGTCGAGCGGCTCAAACGTATCTTGCGGAACGCTCGCGACATTAAACGAATGATTCAAAAGGTTGGCGAAAAGATGGCGCCATCGCAGGCCGTGCTGGCCTCCAGCCAGATCGACGAACGTCCCAAGCTGCGGGGACGTCGCGTGCTGGTCGCCGACGCCGACGAAGATGTCCGCCAACACGCTCATGCTTTGCTGGAGCGTTATGGGTGTGTTGTTGAAACGGCCCACGACGCGGAAGAAACCTTGTGCATGGTGCGGAACAGCCATGCCGACCATGCGTACGACGCAATTATCTCGGATATCGGCCTGCCTGATATGTCGGGGTCGCAGCTGTACCGTCGTCTGCAGAAAATGATGGACCCGACGCCCATGGTTCTGATGACGGGTTTCGGTTACGATCCGGGTCATTCGATCGTCAAAGCCCGCCAGGCCGGTCTGCATCCCAAGGCGATCCTCTATAAACCGTTCCGTCTGGACCAACTGCTCGAGACCGTAGAAACGGTGATTGAGGAAGTCGGCAACGTTACCAAGGCGTAA